CCAGAATTATAATCAAGAGAAAATCATTACTGCGTGCGATATCTGTTTACAACTAACCATTTGATACTTAGCCTACTTTTGCACCGCTTTAAAACGAGGATTGGATTTGCAAATCACATACAAGCGCCCTCTGCGTTTGACGATTTGGCAATCAGGGTGGCGGCTTTTGGCACTTTTCAGCGACGATAATACTTTCATGTTACTGCTCCGTTTCTTTGTTAAATTGGCCAAAACGACGGTTGAAATTCGCCACTCGACCCTCTTTTTGCACCACACGCTGCTTGCCGGTGTAAAACGGATGTGATTCCGATGACACCTCAATGGTGAAATAGGGGTACGTCTGGCCATCTTCCCACTCAATGGTGCGATCGGTTTGCAATGTTGACCCGATCAAGAAATATTTATCGACGCTGGTGTCATGAAACACCACTTGGCGGTATTGAGGATGGATTCCCGGTTTCATTTAATTTCCTTCGCAATTAAGTGTTACAATATAACATAACAAATGATAGTTATTATCAAAAAGAGTTGCAAGTAAAAAAGTGTGGTAGCTTTGCTCCATTCTCTATTCAGCCGCCACAAACGCTATGTACACCATCGAACCCATCGGTATTATCCAAAGCCCATATAAAGAAAAATTTGCCGTCCCTCGTCAGCCAAGGTTGGTGCCTGCAGCCAGTGCCAGAGTCAAACTGAGTGGCACGGCCAATAGCCCAGAAGCGGTCAGAGGAATAGAGCAGTTCTCACACCTTTGGCTGCTGTTTCTGTTTGATCAAAACCTTGAAGCTGGCTGGAAGCCGACTGTGCGTCCACCGCGTTTAGGGGGCAATGAACGGGTTGGCGTGTTTGCTTCGCGTTCAACGTTTCGCCCCAATGGCATCGGCATGTCAGCCGTCGAGCTTAAAGGCGTGAGCAAACAGGGCGAGCAGATCTATCTTGAGTTGGGGAGTGTCGATCTGGTTGATGGTACGCCAATTGTCGATATCAAACCCTACATCCCCTACTCCGATTCCATTCCCGAGGCACTGGGTGGGTACGCAGAACAAGCGCCCGAACAGGCTTTGGTGCAATTTAGCGCCCAGGCAGAACAGACGCTGCAAAAGAGAGCCACTGGCGCACACGAGCGTGACGTTATCGCTCAGGTTTTAGCGCAAGATCCGCGCCCGGCTTATAAGAAAAATCGCGCCGATGAGAAGCAATACGCGGTAAATTTGTTCGATTTGAACGTGAAATTTATCGTAACCGACAAGTTAGTGACGGTTACCTCTATCGAAGGCTTTTGACATTGAGCAATGGCTGATATCATAGTCAGCTTAATTTTACTCCCTCTTTGGTGAGGGGCTTTTAAACATGATGAAACGGATACCATAGAATGCGTACCAGTAAATATCTTCTTTCTACTCTGAAGGAGACTCCAAACGACGCAGAAGTAGTGAGCCACCAGCTCATGCTACGTGCAGGTATGATCCGTAAGCTGGCTTCAGGTCTATATACTTGGCTGCCTACCGGTCTGCGTGTGCTGCGTAAAGTCGAAAACATCGTTCGTCAAGAGATCGACAATGCAGGTGCAATCGAAACCTTGATGCCCGTTGTGCAGCCGTTTGAACTATGGGAAGAGACAGGCCGCTCTGAAAAAATGGGCCCGGAACTGCTTCGCTTTACTGATCGCCATGTTCGTCCGTTTGTTCTAAGCCCGACCGCAGAAGAAGTGATTACCGCGTTGGTTCGCAACGAAGTGAGCTCGTACAAGCAGCTTCCTCTCAATCTGTACCAGATCCAGACCAAATTCCGCGATGAGCGTCGTCCACGTTTTGGTGTGATGCGTGCACGTGAATTTTGCATGATGGATGCGTACAGCTTCGATATCGACAAAGCTGGCTTAGAAAAATCTTACCAAGCGATGCACGATGCTTACTGTAAAGCATTCGACCGCATGGGCCTTGAGTACCGTCCAGTACTCGCAGACTCAGGTGCGATCGGTGGTAACGGCTCTCAAGAGTTCCACGTACTGGCTGAAAGTGGTGAAGACCTCATCGCCTTCTCGACTGAATCCGATTACGCCGCCAACATCGAGAAAGCAGAAGCCGTCGCTCCTGCGGTTGAGCGTGCAGCGCCAACTCAAGAGATGACGCTAGTAGATACGCCAAACGCCAAAACCATCGCTGAACTGGTTGAACAGCACGGTATCGCAATCGAGAAAACCGTTAAGACGCTATTCGTTAAAGCGTCGGACGCAATTGAAGCGCCTATCGTTGCACTGATCATCCGTGGTGACCACGAACTCAACGAAATCAAAGCAGAAAACCTTGCTGAAGTTGCAACGCCTTTAGAGATGGCAACGGAAGAAGAGATGCGTGAACTGATTGGTGCCGGTGCAGGTTCTCTTGGCCCTGTCGGCCTTAAGTTACCATTTATCGTTGACCGCTCGGTTGCTGTCATGAGCGATTTCGGCGCGGGCGCAAACATCGATGGCAAACACTACTTCGGTATTAACTGGGGTCGTGATGTAGAGCTTGGCCAAGTTGCTGACCTCCGTAACGTCGTCGAAGGCGATCCAAGCCCATGTGGAAAAGGCACATTGATGCTCAAACGTGGTATCGAAGTGGGTCACATTTTCCAACTCGGCAATGTCTACTCTGAAGCGATGAACTGTGGCGTGCTCGATTCCAACGGTAAAAACGTCATCCTAGAGATGGGTTGTTACGGTATCGGTGTTTCTCGCGTTGTTGCAGCGGCTATCGAACAAAACAACGACAAATACGGCATCATTTGGCCAGACGCACTCGCGCCTTTCCAAGTCGCTATTGTACCAATGAACATGCACAAATCTGAGCGCGTTCAAGAAGCGGCTGAAAAGCTTTACGCTGAACTGACCGCTATGGGTATCGAAGTGCTGTTCGATGACCGTAAAGAGCGCCCAGGTGTGATGTTCTCTGATATGGAACTGATCGGTATCCCTCACACTATCGTGATTGGCGATCGCAGCATGGACGAAGGTCACTTCGAATATAAAAACCGTCGTTCTGGTGAAAAAACACCAGTAGCGATGGCCGATATCGTTGAGCATATCAAAGCGCAACTGAAATAAGCTTGCTGACGAAGAGTTGAGAAAAGGGGATTGGCCAAGCCACTCCCCTTTTTATTTGCCCGTTTGACGTCACCGCGAAACTGACGACATTTTAGCCTCACCCCCCTCGATTGTTCAATCTTTGCCCGCCCCCACATAAACGTTGCGCCAAGACAATTCTCTACTTTGAGTTTCAAAAGCGCTGTGTGTATAGTCGAGAGCAGTTATCATTTATTCAACATTGAGGAGAGAACCATGCAAGTATACGGTTGTTGTGAAATGGTTCGCGAGCTTTACGCGCAAATTGGCAGTGGCGATCAAGCCTACATTCCCCAAGCCATTGCTTGTGCGGTGAAAACGTTAAATGACATCGCGGCCGATGAAACCCTACCGAAAGAGACACGAGAGAAAGCGGCTTTTGCTGCCGCCAATTTACTGATCTCGGATTTTGAGGACAGCTAATCTCCCGCCTTTTTGCACACATTTGTTCGCTTGATGAGAGCCCTTTTCGCAAGCGAACAAACCTCTGGATGAGCTATCTCACGGTAATATTGACAACACTATCGCTGCGCGGATGGGTCACACCCGAGACCAAAATATTGTTACTCCATAGCAGTTGGTTGTTTTGATTCGCGGCAACGCGCACATAATATCTGCCGTTTTTCTTTAGCAAGCCAGGGTCGTATTGCAACTGGTAGCTAGCTAAAAATCCCTCTTCATAACTCGCTTTGACTAAAGTGGAAGCGATCACTTTCGCTTCACCGCCATGGTTCAACTCTTCCAAGGTCACCACCGCAGGCACTTCAACAAAGGGCACTTCGCGGTTGGCGGGTTTAATTACACCTTGTAGTGTCACGATTTTATGCTGCATTTCAACCTGCGAATCCGCAGCCAATAGCGTAGATTCGGATGGTGCTTGTGAGCCACTTTGAACGGCATCATTCTCACAGCCGAGCAGCAAGAGTGCCAGCAAGCTCGGCAACCATAAATAGGATTTACGTTTCATTGTATCTTCTCTGATATTGCAGGGTGCAAGGCACCCTGCTTCGGTTTGCTCGGCCGACATTAACTGACGTTGTGGAAAATATTCGGCACCACGTTGGTATTACCGCTATAAGGCACACGCGTGCCCATCGCTTCTGCAATCGTCGCCCAGATTCGTTGCTGGTCAACCTGACCACCCGCCGCCCAGTGGCTTCTGTCGGCATGCTGCTGAATGTTGTAATAACGTCCAGAGCCTGTGCCATGGTTGAGCAGCCCAGATGCGCCACCCACTAAGAGCATTGGCTGGTTATACTGATGCTCAGGCGCGCCATCAGACATTTCCGAAGTCACCACCACTAAGGTGTGTGCCAGCAAAGAATCAGAAGGCACATCTGGGTCTGAGTGACGAGCAAGCTCATCCAAAAACAGTTTTGCCTGACGCGCATACCACTTGCGGCTGGCTTTCCACTCTTGCTGACTCTTGTAGCGATGCGCTAAGTCATGCGGGTTGGCATTGAGACTAGCGTCTTTGATCACCACTTGGTCGGCCGAACGCCCTACTTGAATGGTTGCCACTCGTGATATACCGCAGCTCAAGGCGGTAGCCACCACTTGATGGTGGCTCGATTGCACCTGATTGCGAAAATCTGCCGACATGATCGGATTCTCGTCCGGTTTCACCGGACTACATTCCGCACTGATCGGCACTGTAGCATCCATATCGCTTACCACTTGCTCCATTGAATCTAAATGGGTGTCTAGCTTTTGACGTTCGCGCCCAGACAGCGAAGAGCGCAAATTCTGGATATCGTCGTTGATCGGGTCGAACAAGTGCGTACCGTTGTTATTCACTGGCGTACTGGCTTTAGCACCGCTGTAATCGGTGCCAAAAATATTTTCGAACAGCAGACGCGGGTTGCCTTGCGGGGTGCGCTTATTCTTGCCATCCCATGAGACATACCAGTTGACGCTGTCAGTGGCGTGGGGACCAGCAAAAATCGCTCGCTGCGAAGGGTCAGTACCCGGCATCACTTGACCAAGCAAGACATCAATCGAACTGTGGCTTTTGTTTCTATCACGAAGCACTTCTGCCCAGCCGCCATGGCCAGCATTGCCCCCACCAAGAATAATCCCTTGCAGGTAAAGCGACTGCGCTTTGTACGCTTCCAGCTCTTTGCTCACTTCGTTTAAGCTAAAATCGCCCGTGTCGATCGCCCCTGCGGTCTGGGTACTCGGAAACCACAGCCCCTTGTTGTGTTGCCCGGTAAAACTGTCCGTGCCCAAGCCATCAGGAATGACGAAAAAGACCACTTTCGTTTTTGCCTGCCCCGTCGTGCCTGCATGGGCGATACGGCTTAAACCCGGTAGAGAAAGTGGAGCAAGCACACTTGCCCCTGCGGCCGCTTGTAGAAAACGTCGACGGCTTTTTAGAAAAGACATTAGTTACTCTCCTTTTTAAATTTAAACATTTGCGAGGTCGCGAGGACTTCAAGCATTTCACGTACAGAGCCCGTTTTTTCTAGTTGGGCAGTCATCTCTTGTACCCCGGCTAGCGAGTCTTCATCCACTTTTTGTCCCATCGCATAGCGGAAATAGCTGTCTGCCAAGCATTGCAGCACGGTGGCGTTGGTTGGGAAGTGGGCGGAAATATCCCGCGCGTTGTTAAACTCCAACCACACTTGCGAACCTGTGTTGTCGACCAGTGGACCTGAGGCATCAATCGCCAGTGTCACGCTCGGGTCGTTGTACGCTTGTTCTTGCACTCGCCATTGCCCAGTCTGGCTGTAGTTTTCCAGCGATGCTCCAGTGTCATTCATGAACTGGTGACATTGCCAACATTGACCATCGGACGCTTGCTCGCCGTTGATCGTGTCCCAACGCTCACGGGTAGTGATTGGCGTATCAGGCAGTTCAATCGAATCCGGATCCACATTCACTGGTACCCCAATGGTACGACACAGCAGATTCTGGCGAATCATCAGGCCACGTTTGACCAGCGAGGTTGCGGCATAATCTGAGTTCACCACTTGGGTTAAACCTTGATGCAACAAACCGCCGCGCTGACCGTTATCAACCGTCACTTTCTGGAACTCATCGCCTGTCACACCGGCAATACCGTAGTGCTGGGCCAGCGTGCCATTGACAAAAGTAAAGTTCGGATTGAACAATTCTTCAACTGTACCTTGTCCCTCAGTTAGGAAGTGGCGAATAAACTCCACCTGTTCTTGCACCATAGCTTCGACTACTTCGCTGGAAAGGCCCGGTTTTTCTGGCAACTCTTGCACTTGCGTATGCACATAATAGCCTATGAAATCGGTAAAGCGTTCAATCCCACGAGCGCTCTGCAGCATGTCGGCGACTTCATTGACGATCTGTTCATCAGTCGCCAGCTCACCACGCTGCGCTTTAGCCAGAAGCGAGGCACTTGGTGTGGTACCCAGGAAGCTGTATGAGAGCGCCGCCGCAACCTCATACTGAGAGAGCTCATACACGCCCGCTTGGTCCGTCACCTTACCCAGCTCAGAGCGGTAGAGATAATTGGGCGACAGCAGCATTGAGGCCACCAAGTCACGCACACCGTACTGATTCAAGAAGCCAGTAAATCGGCTCAGTTCATCAGCATTCAGTGGGCGACGGTAAATCTTAAGCCCCATATCGGCGACAAATTGACCTTTATCCACGTTGTCGCCATAGCCAATATTCTCGAGATTCAACGCTTGAGAAATCTCAACAGCCATGGAGTGATACAGCTTCATGTCATCTGCCAGAACCACACCTTGCTCCGACTGGCCGGCAAACTTAAACTCACGCTCGTACTTGTCTTTCGGCAACTTGTTTTTGTCGACCGTCAGGCCAAACAAATCTTTGATACTGTTGGCGTACTCGTAGCTGGTCAGCAATCTGATTTGGCGTTCCCCAAATGCTTCCTCTACGTTCAGATACTTATCCCACACTTCATCAAACAGATAGTCAGCAATAGATTTTGCACAAGTGACATCGCAATGCTCAGCAACCTTCATGTTTAAAATCTGCTCAACTAAGAGATCGTAACCACTGTCATTCCACTTGTTTGCAATAGCCGGATCATCAAAGTAATCAGATGAATGGCACGCGAAACATTGCCCCATCAAATCGCCGCCATTCTCGAAACCGATATACACCACGTTTAAAGTATGCTCTAGGCTTGATTCATTGACTTCCACGATTTGCATTGCAGGTTGCGGGTAGTGATTGTCCAGATACGGGAACCGGACCTCGTATTTTCCGTAACCCAATGTCTCTTCGACTTGGCTTCCCCAAGCTACTTCACGCTCAAATGTTTGTTTACTGGCTACGTCTTCGATGGTCAGCACTAAGCTATCTTCACTTTCCCCAGTAGGTTTAGCGGGAGCGACAAACTTCACCACACCTTGCAGATCCTTTGGTTTTTCAACGTACTTGAGTGTAATGCTTTCACTCGGATGTTGATCTGAGATGTTGATGTCAAAGAGACGCTGCTCTGGAATGTAGTCGCCCACGTCATTTAAACGCACTTTATACTCGCCATTCTCTAGACCATCGATGTTCATCTCTGGTGCCCCCCAAGCGACATGGAATTTACTCTCATGGCCATTAGGGTGGATCAAGGCGCCGCTGACCAACTGGTCGCTGACACTTTCATCTGGTGCAGGTGTGCTGGTCAAGGTCACTTGCTTGAGGTTGGCACCGCTTGGGTCATACGACACGCGATAGAGTACATTGGCTTTGTCATCGGAAACCAGCAACGAGCCATCTTGCAGCTCTAAAAACTCCGCCGGACGACCAATACAAGCGTCAGTTAAACAGGCATAAGACTCCACTGCCGCGCGATCACGCATCCAGCCCGTCACCAGAGGACGTTCATGAATCACTTTATCGCCGTTTTCAATCGTCAACATGCGCAGTTCCAGCCCCGGATGCTCAACCTTACTGTTACCATGGGTAACGTAGAGTAGATTTTGTACCTTGTCTGATGGCGAATACGCTGGCCAAAACTTCACCCCAAGTGGCGCGCTGTAGGTAAAGATCTCGAACTCTGCACCAGCAAAATCCGTCGGTTTGACTGCGTCGTAGTCAACTTGCGGCAAAATCGCTTTTGGCGGAATGATTGGGCGACTGCCTAACAACATCTCTTGCCAATTAGCCATTTCCTTATCGGTTAAACCGCGCGTATCCTTACCAAAGAAGATTGGCGCGCCGAAGTTCTGCTGGCCTGGGTTTGAAATACGGTTGATCTCATCCGGGTTATCGAACTGCTGGCGGTTGTTGTCACTAAACCAGATCTCGCCTGTCTGCGGATGCCAGTCAAATCCGACTGAGTTACGAATACCGTTAGCCAGAATATCGTAGTCGCCCGTTGCCAGATCCAGCGCCAAAATGGTGCCATACAACTCCTCTTCCGGCGTAGTACAAATGTTACAAGGCAGGCCGATGGCGGTGTACAGTTTGTCATCGCTCGGGTCCAGTGGATTAAACTTAATCGGGTGCTTTTGGTGCTGCATGCGAGTCCACCATTGCTCATGGGGGATCGGCGTTTTAGTTCCGTCTGCTGGGTAGGTAAAGATCTTCTCTGCTACCGGACGCGACTTGAAGTTTTCATTAATGTTTTCAATCTTGTACAGCGCACCCACTGTGCTGTAGTACAAAGTGCCATCGCGGTAAGCAACGCCATGTGGTTCTTCGCCTTCAGCAACAATATACGTTCCAATTGGCTGTTTAGTTTGCGGATCTAGTTGAATCGCATAAACAGAACCCGCTAATGGTTCGCTATCTAGCATAATGGCCGATGAACCAACGAAAATCATGTTGTCGCCTAATGCTAGAGCACGTGGTTGATAAATTCCTTCTAGGAATGTATCTACTTGCACGCCACCTAACGGGAACAGTGCCTCAGTTGCAATCGGCGCACGATATAAGGCATTCACCTCTTTTTGTTGATTCTCTTGTTGTTTGCTAAAATCAACCACCCAAGGTGAGAAACGTGCTACGTAGCCGCTGAAGCCATCAAGATTCAGTTGATATTGGCACGCTTCCAGTTCATCGACGTGCACGGTTTCGCCCCAAGTGCCTTGAAACAGCTTGGTTGAACCATCCGTTGGACAATATAGCGAGCCCGTCAGGGTCTGATTCGCCAGCTCCGCAGGTGGGTTGAGCAGATCCTTATGGTCGAAGTTCGGGAACTGAATCGTCAAACGATTGCCAACAAAGGCTTTTTCAACCTGTAACGAGACTGTTTCTGAACGGGTCTGCGCGCCCTGATCATCGGTAGCCACTGCAAACACGCTATACTCCCCTTCTTCTAGACCGGAGTGGCCTAACGCGAAAGGAGCCTGAGTTACCGCGCCTTGCAATACACTTTCAAGGTAGTACTCCACCTGAGTCACCGAACCATCTTCGTCGCTTACCTCCGCGGTAAACGCAAATTCGTTACCAGCAATAACTTCAGGCAGTGTCAAACGGATGGTCGGCGGCAGATTCGGCTGCACATCACACGCGTTTTCCAGTTTCCAGGCATCTTTCCAATAATCGTTGCCATACCAGTCGACTCCAGGGGCATACGCCTCTTGGCCACACCAGCCAAACTGCTGACACACGTAGGTCGCACCATTGTTGCTCACTCTATCGCCCGCTTTGTACTGCACACCGTTTTGGTATAGGGGAGCATCACAATCAGCCGCGCCGCCAGATTCACCTTGCGACAAACTGTTAGCGGTAATGTTGATCACAGACGAGCGAGTAGTGTGCCCAGCTTGATCGAGCGCTTCAGCAACAACTTGTGTGGTTCCTTGCTGTGCCAGAATATTGACCTGGTAAGGCGCGCTCGCTTGGGTAGTCAGGAGTTGACCATTGGTGTAAAAACGCACCGCTTTCAAATCGCCATCTTGATCAGACGCTTGCGCTTGAAACAGCACCGATTCCCCTTGCAAAGTAGTCACATCCTTATTCGGCGAGACAATCGCCACCACTGGTGGATGCGTTTCTACCGCAGGTTCAACCACTTTAAGCTGCTGTGGCTGTGCTTCGGCGCGATTACCTTTGGCATCCACGGCAACCACATGAAAGGAATAGAGCCCCTCATTGGCCGGAGTAAACTGGAAGTTAAACGGTGCCTGCGTCTTACTGGCGAGCTTTTGCCCATCGACATAAAACTCAACCATAGATAAGTCACCATCGCTGTCTGTCGCAGTGGCAGTAACATGCAAAGTGTCACCTAAAGTCAACTCGCTTGCGCCAGTTGGTTGAGTGATGTTCACTTGCGGCGCATTGCCCTTGTCGGCTTGAACCGTGACAGTACGACTGACACTCTTAGTCACATTACCCTTTTTATCATACGCTTGTGCGTAGACTGCGTGATTCCCCACCGCCAAGTCGAGCGCATTAAAGGCATACGGCGCAGTTTTGTCGTCAGAGACCACGCGCCCCGCGATATAGAATTTTACTCCGGCCAAATCGCCATCTTGGTCTGCGGCGGAGGCGGCCATCGATAGAGGCTGCCCTTGCACAATCGCGAGGCTTGTACTTGGCTTGGTCAGTGTCACCGTCGGTGGATGACTTGGCTCTTCTACGCTGCCGCCTTCACCGGCAAAAGTGAACGAGTTTTCCACCATGGCTTCCTCTAAAACACCGCCATAACCAAACGTCATGGTGATGCTCTTGCCAGGTTGTAGCAGCAACGTCGAGCCGTTATAGGCATTAAAAACGAGGGTGTTTTTGTACTGACTGCCCTCTTTTACCGCCGATTTCAGGCGTAAGTCGGCGCCTTGAACTCCCCAAGGCGCACTGTAAAGGCCGATCGGCGTGCTGAAGCTAAGTTCTTGGTTATGCAGTTCAATGGCTTTACTCCCGTTGTTTTTCAGTGAAATTTGGTAACTGTTCCAGGTTTGGGAAACATTGTTCGGTGATATTAGGTCTGCAATCATATTATTCGGCAGCATTTGCGCCGAGTAAGCATTGGTTGCTAAAAAAACAGAACCTAAAAACATTGTTGTTCTGTACATACTTTCTCTGTTATTTAAAAAATAAATTATTAATATTCAATGCTCGATCAAATATAAAAATACGATGTGCTAGTGAATAGCTATTGGTTCTTAATAAAAAATCCAAATAAGCGTTCCTCTCTAGAAATTAGATTAATCACAAGTAAAGAAGGCAATTCTTTAGCAGAATAAATCTGTCGATTAAAACTCCTCTCATCGCTTCTTACACCTTGTCGGTAGGACTATAACGTCACTATAATGAATGAATACGAGGGAAGTAACAAAACGCAATCCGGGGGATTATCCCCCACCAGCGCTCACCAAGCCTCGCCAATACTGGTTTAAAGCTTAATAATCAAAGACATCGAGCAACCAAAACCATACAATCAAAGAATACATTGGCCCTAAACAGGGTGTTGCGGGGAAAACCCCCGCATATCGTTTTTTAGATTAAACCAATAACCGATATAGTTTGCGTCCATTATTCATCACGCAGGTAGGAAATCATTTTCCCTATCGCGTATATATCGGCATCCCTTATCAAGTTTGGGATTAAAACTGTAATAAATAAGAGTACGTATGAACTTAAATAAACTATCAGCAATTATTGGATTGGGTCTCGCCTCTTTCTCAACCTTTTCTTCTGCTAATGAAATGGTCAACCCTGAAAATAACGTGGTTGTCGGTTATTGGCATAACTGGTGTGATGGCGGCGGCTATCAAGGGGGCAATGCGCCTTGCGTTAGCCTTGAAGAGGTCAATCCTATGTACAACGTCGTCAATGTCTCCTTTATGAAGGTATACAACACCGCTGATGGCCGCATTCCCACATTCCACCTCGACCCCGCGACTGGGTTGACGGAACAGACGTTTATCCAGCAGATAGAAGATCTGAATAAACAAGGCCGGTCAGTGCTGTTAGCACTTGGCGGTGCCGATGCGCATGTTGAACTGCGCACTGGTGATGAGCACGCCTTTGCCAACGAGATCATTCGCTTGACCGATCACTATGGCTTTGACGGCTTAGACATTGACCTTGAGCAGTCGGCCGTCACCGCGGCTGACAACCAAACCGTGATTCCAGCGGCACTGCGCATTGTCAAAGATCACTACCGCGCGCAAGGCAAAAATTTTCTTATCACCATGGCACCGGAGTTTCCCTACCTGACTCAAGGTGGAAAATACGTACCGTATATCGATAATCTGGAAGGGTATTACGATTGGATCAACCCACAGTTTTACAACCAAGGTGGTGATGGCATTTGGGTCGATGGTGTTGGTTGGATCGCACAAAATAACGATGCACTGAAACAGGAGTTCATTTATTACATTTCCGATTCGTTGTCGAACGGCACGCGCGGTTTCCATAAGATTCCACACAACAAACTGGTGTTTGGTATTCCTTCGAGCATTGATGCCGCTGCCACAGGTTATGTGAAAGAGCCGCAAGATCTGTACCGTGCTTTTGAGCAGCTTGCTTCTCAAGGTCAACCGTTACGTGGTGTGATGACTTGGTCGGTCAACTGGGATATGGGCACCAATGCCGCAGGCCAAGCTTATAATGAACAATTCATTAAGGATTACGGTTCATTCGTTCATGGTCAAACACCGCCTGTAGCCAGCGGCGAGCCCGTGTTAAGTGGCGTCAATGATACGAGAGTTTTGCACAACTCCCACTTCAACCCAATGGCTGGTGTCAGTGCAACCGACCAAGAAGATGGCGATTTGACCAACCACATCCACGTTGAAGGGCACGTAGACACTCGCGCGGTCGGCAGCTATGCGCTGACCTACCATGTTGCTGACAGCGATGGCAACAACATCTCAGAGGTACGTTCAGTTGAGGTCTACAGTGCTAAGCCCGTACTCCAAGGGGTTAATAATAGCAAGATCACGCTCGATAGCCCCTTCGATGTAATGGCCGGAGTAAGCGCCTATGATGAAGAAGACGGCAATTTAACCGATAGCATCGAAGTCACGGGGTATGTCGATAGCGGCGTGGCGGGTGAGTACCAATTAACCTACCGAGTCACCGATAGCGCGCACCAAACCACCACGGCCAAACGCGATATTACGGTCCTTGCTGGCGATACAGACGAAACCTGTGAAAGCAATTGGAATGCTGCGACCACTTACGTCGAAGGCGATCGCGTGAGCCATGATGGCCAAACCTGGAGAGCGGGTTGGTGGACTCGCGGCGAAGAACCGGGCACCACTGGCGAGTATGGCGTGTGGCGCACCGCGTCCGATGCGGGCGACTGTGGTGGTTCAAGCGGCGGTGTAGATAACGGAGACAGTGGCGACAACGGCAGCAGCGAACCCGGCGAGGTGATTGAGTGGATTCCTGGACAAACGCAAGTCAATAACGGTGATACCGTCATCTACGGCGGCGAATGCTTTGTGGCGAAAAACAACCCAGGTGTGTGGGAGACGCCATCAACCAGCGCCACCTGGTTCTGGGATCAAGTTCCTTGTCCCTAAGCGTTTGGGCTCAATCAACATTGCAATAAAATAATCAATTGAAAAAGA
The Vibrio navarrensis DNA segment above includes these coding regions:
- a CDS encoding Ig-like domain-containing protein, yielding MYRTTMFLGSVFLATNAYSAQMLPNNMIADLISPNNVSQTWNSYQISLKNNGSKAIELHNQELSFSTPIGLYSAPWGVQGADLRLKSAVKEGSQYKNTLVFNAYNGSTLLLQPGKSITMTFGYGGVLEEAMVENSFTFAGEGGSVEEPSHPPTVTLTKPSTSLAIVQGQPLSMAASAADQDGDLAGVKFYIAGRVVSDDKTAPYAFNALDLAVGNHAVYAQAYDKKGNVTKSVSRTVTVQADKGNAPQVNITQPTGASELTLGDTLHVTATATDSDGDLSMVEFYVDGQKLASKTQAPFNFQFTPANEGLYSFHVVAVDAKGNRAEAQPQQLKVVEPAVETHPPVVAIVSPNKDVTTLQGESVLFQAQASDQDGDLKAVRFYTNGQLLTTQASAPYQVNILAQQGTTQVVAEALDQAGHTTRSSVINITANSLSQGESGGAADCDAPLYQNGVQYKAGDRVSNNGATYVCQQFGWCGQEAYAPGVDWYGNDYWKDAWKLENACDVQPNLPPTIRLTLPEVIAGNEFAFTAEVSDEDGSVTQVEYYLESVLQGAVTQAPFALGHSGLEEGEYSVFAVATDDQGAQTRSETVSLQVEKAFVGNRLTIQFPNFDHKDLLNPPAELANQTLTGSLYCPTDGSTKLFQGTWGETVHVDELEACQYQLNLDGFSGYVARFSPWVVDFSKQQENQQKEVNALYRAPIATEALFPLGGVQVDTFLEGIYQPRALALGDNMIFVGSSAIMLDSEPLAGSVYAIQLDPQTKQPIGTYIVAEGEEPHGVAYRDGTLYYSTVGALYKIENINENFKSRPVAEKIFTYPADGTKTPIPHEQWWTRMQHQKHPIKFNPLDPSDDKLYTAIGLPCNICTTPEEELYGTILALDLATGDYDILANGIRNSVGFDWHPQTGEIWFSDNNRQQFDNPDEINRISNPGQQNFGAPIFFGKDTRGLTDKEMANWQEMLLGSRPIIPPKAILPQVDYDAVKPTDFAGAEFEIFTYSAPLGVKFWPAYSPSDKVQNLLYVTHGNSKVEHPGLELRMLTIENGDKVIHERPLVTGWMRDRAAVESYACLTDACIGRPAEFLELQDGSLLVSDDKANVLYRVSYDPSGANLKQVTLTSTPAPDESVSDQLVSGALIHPNGHESKFHVAWGAPEMNIDGLENGEYKVRLNDVGDYIPEQRLFDINISDQHPSESITLKYVEKPKDLQGVVKFVAPAKPTGESEDSLVLTIEDVASKQTFEREVAWGSQVEETLGYGKYEVRFPYLDNHYPQPAMQIVEVNESSLEHTLNVVYIGFENGGDLMGQCFACHSSDYFDDPAIANKWNDSGYDLLVEQILNMKVAEHCDVTCAKSIADYLFDEVWDKYLNVEEAFGERQIRLLTSYEYANSIKDLFGLTVDKNKLPKDKYEREFKFAGQSEQGVVLADDMKLYHSMAVEISQALNLENIGYGDNVDKGQFVADMGLKIYRRPLNADELSRFTGFLNQYGVRDLVASMLLSPNYLYRSELGKVTDQAGVYELSQYEVAAALSYSFLGTTPSASLLAKAQRGELATDEQIVNEVADMLQSARGIERFTDFIGYYVHTQVQELPEKPGLSSEVVEAMVQEQVEFIRHFLTEGQGTVEELFNPNFTFVNGTLAQHYGIAGVTGDEFQKVTVDNGQRGGLLHQGLTQVVNSDYAATSLVKRGLMIRQNLLCRTIGVPVNVDPDSIELPDTPITTRERWDTINGEQASDGQCWQCHQFMNDTGASLENYSQTGQWRVQEQAYNDPSVTLAIDASGPLVDNTGSQVWLEFNNARDISAHFPTNATVLQCLADSYFRYAMGQKVDEDSLAGVQEMTAQLEKTGSVREMLEVLATSQMFKFKKESN
- a CDS encoding immunoglobulin-like domain-containing protein, whose protein sequence is MNLNKLSAIIGLGLASFSTFSSANEMVNPENNVVVGYWHNWCDGGGYQGGNAPCVSLEEVNPMYNVVNVSFMKVYNTADGRIPTFHLDPATGLTEQTFIQQIEDLNKQGRSVLLALGGADAHVELRTGDEHAFANEIIRLTDHYGFDGLDIDLEQSAVTAADNQTVIPAALRIVKDHYRAQGKNFLITMAPEFPYLTQGGKYVPYIDNLEGYYDWINPQFYNQGGDGIWVDGVGWIAQNNDALKQEFIYYISDSLSNGTRGFHKIPHNKLVFGIPSSIDAAATGYVKEPQDLYRAFEQLASQGQPLRGVMTWSVNWDMGTNAAGQAYNEQFIKDYGSFVHGQTPPVASGEPVLSGVNDTRVLHNSHFNPMAGVSATDQEDGDLTNHIHVEGHVDTRAVGSYALTYHVADSDGNNISEVRSVEVYSAKPVLQGVNNSKITLDSPFDVMAGVSAYDEEDGNLTDSIEVTGYVDSGVAGEYQLTYRVTDSAHQTTTAKRDITVLAGDTDETCESNWNAATTYVEGDRVSHDGQTWRAGWWTRGEEPGTTGEYGVWRTASDAGDCGGSSGGVDNGDSGDNGSSEPGEVIEWIPGQTQVNNGDTVIYGGECFVAKNNPGVWETPSTSATWFWDQVPCP